One stretch of Ananas comosus cultivar F153 linkage group 6, ASM154086v1, whole genome shotgun sequence DNA includes these proteins:
- the LOC109711416 gene encoding hydroxycinnamoyltransferase 4-like produces the protein MVEILESCMVVPSKETPQHKLWLSNLDVVAMRGHTPVLHVYRRTGVSPSFAVDTVKSALAEALAVYYPLAGKLAVDENGRIEADCTGEGALFVAAKSDEYAVDDVDGVVPTAEMRRLFVPAVESHELPCTVLAIQVTFLRCGGMILGTAIHHAVADGRCFFEFIKMMSDIARQVDGTQPASLSLDRSLLRALPTPKVTFDHPEYSPVSSDDDNNAPAAPFVVALFELSKDQLRFLKLRCSGDRNPPTAVSTFQAVAAHAWRCACIARGLLPSQETRLHTITDVHGRLKPPLPPRYLGNAAVRISVTTKVEKLISHSIRYGAEHIRRVLNNIGDEYVRSVVDYVEVTGISRLPASGKLLRTDLRIVSWLSLQSYAGDFGWGEPIYVARPHFSGGGHGYLVRSPRKDGGVGLTLALEVDSMERFKQLFYDEINEKAFSKCLRRNPRGSASSL, from the exons atggtgGAGATATTGGAGTCGTGCATGGTTGTGCCGAGCAAGGAGACCCCGCAACACAAATTATGGCTTTCCAATCTCGACGTAGTGGCCATGAGGGGACACACGCCGGTGCTCCACGTGTACCGGCGCACGGGCGTCTCCCCGTCCTTCGCCGTCGATACCGTCAAGTCCGCTCTCGCCGAGGCGCTCGCCGTCTACTATCCGCTCGCGGGGAAGCTCGCGGTCGACGAGAACGGCCGGATAGAGGCCGATTGCACCGGAGAGGGGGCGCTCTTCGTCGCCGCCAAATCCGACGAGTACGCGGTCGACGACGTCGACGGCGTCGTGCCCACGGCCGAGATGAGGAGGCTGTTCGTGCCCGCCGTCGAGTCCCATGAACTGCCGTGCACCGTACTTGCCATTCAG GTGACGTTCTTGAGATGCGGTGGCATGATCTTAGGCACGGCGATACACCATGCGGTCGCGGACGGCCGCTGCTTTTTTGAGTTCATCAAGATGATGTCGGACATCGCCCGACAGGTCGACGGCACGCAACCGGCTTCTCTCTCACTCGACCGCAGCCTCCTCCGCGCTCTCCCGACTCCGAAGGTCACCTTCGACCACCCCGAATACTCTCCGGTCTCCTCTGACGACGACAACAATGCTCCCGCGGCGCCATTCGTCGTCGCATTATTCGAGCTCTCCAAAGACCAGCTCCGATTCCTGAAGCTTCGCTGCAGCGGTGACCGGAACCCCCCCACCGCCGTGTCCACATTCCAAGCCGTCGCCGCACACGCGTGGCGGTGCGCGTGCATCGCCCGCGGGCTTTTGCCGAGCCAAGAGACCCGCCTCCATACGATCACCGACGTGCACGGCCGCCTGAAGCCGCCGCTCCCGCCGCGTTACCTGGGTAACGCGGCGGTGCGCATATCTGTGACTACAAAAGTAGAAAAACTTATATCGCACTCTATTAGATATGGTGCAGAGCACATTAGAAGAGTGCTCAACAACATAGGGGACGAGTACGTGAGATCGGTCGTCGACTACGTAGAAGTTACGGGCATTTCGCGGTTACCGGCCAGCGGCAAGCTCCTGCGCACCGACCTGCGGATCGTAAGCTGGCTCAGTTTGCAGTCGTACGCCGGAGACTTTGGGTGGGGGGAGCCGATCTACGTCGCGCGGCCGCATTTCTCCGGCGGCGGACACGGATATCTTGTAAGAAGCCCTAGAAAGGATGGAGGGGTGGGATTGACACTAGCACTGGAAGTAGATAGCATGGAAAGATTTAAGCAGCTGTTTTATGATGAGATCAATGAGAAAGCATTTTCAAAGTGTTTGCGAAGAAACCCAAGAGGAAGTGCCTCTTCActgtag
- the LOC109712001 gene encoding hydroxycinnamoyltransferase 4-like, producing MVEIVESCMVVPSEATPKHKLWLSNLDIVATRGHVPTLHVYQSTTDYSTFFCVETVKAALAKTLAIYYPLAGKLAVDESGRMEVHCTGEGALFVVAKSDGYTIDDVTDVVPTVEMRRMFVPSAASSEPPCIVLMVQVTFLRCGGVILGVANHHGVADGRSAFQFIKTWSAVCRGLDAPPSSPPPSFDRTILSARSPPSSVGPYEHPDYAVPNSSPAADADANADAAPFVVELFTLSKAQLDSLKLRYGGGGNPSSISTFRAVATHAWRCACIARALRPGETTELHTIVTVCDRLNPPLPPHFFGNATVRVKVSAPAEELISNPSKSGAEQIRSVINQVDDEYVRSVIDRAAVTGASGHQKKGSSSHQLRQTDLRLASWLGLPIYDADFGWGEPRCVLRAHVFGSGHGYMVRRRGKDGGVGLTMALEPENMEKFKQLFYEEVEIN from the exons atggtggAGATAGTTGAATCTTGCATGGTTGTGCCGAGCGAGGCGACCCCAAAACACAAACTATGGCTCTCCAACCTCGACATTGTGGCCACGAGGGGACACGTGCCGACCCTTCACGTATACCAGTCGACCACCGACTACTCCACCTTCTTCTGCGTCGAGACCGTAAAGGCGGCTCTCGCCAAGACGCTCGCTATCTACTATCCGCTCGCGGGAAAGCTCGCGGTCGACGAGAGCGGCCGAATGGAGGTTCACTGCACCGGAGAGGGCGCGCTCTTCGTCGTGGCCAAGTCCGACGGCTACACGATCGACGACGTCACCGACGTCGTGCCGACAGTCGAGATGCGGAGGATGTTCGTGCCCTCCGCCGCGTCTTCGGAGCCGCCGTGCATCGTGCTCATGGTCCAG GTTACATTTCTGCGGTGCGGCGGGGTGATATTAGGCGTCGCCAACCACCACGGGGTCGCCGACGGCCGCTCCGCTTTCCAGTTCATCAAAACATGGTCGGCAGTCTGCCGCGGCCTCGAcgcgccgccgtcgtcgccgcctccgTCGTTCGACCGCACCATCCTCTCCGCTCGCTCTCCGCCGTCGTCGGTCGGCCCCTACGAACACCCCGACTACGCCGTCCCGAactcctcccccgccgccgacgccgacgccaaCGCCGATGCCGCTCCTTTCGTCGTCGAGCTCTTCACGCTCTCCAAGGCCCAGCTCGACTCCCTCAAGCTCCgctacggcggcggcggcaacccCTCGAGCATATCCACCTTCCGCGCCGTCGCCACGCACGCGTGGCGGTGCGCGTGCATCGCGCGCGCGCTCCGGCCCGGGGAGACGACCGAGCTCCACACTATCGTGACCGTCTGCGACCGCCTGAatccgccgctgccgccgcacTTCTTCGGGAACGCGACCGTGCGCGTCAAAGTGTCAGCGCCAGCTGAAGAGCTCATATCGAACCCTAGTAAATCCGGAGCCGAGCAGATCCGGAGCGTGATCAATCAGGTGGACGACGAGTACGTGAGATCGGTTATCGATCGCGCAGCGGTGACGGGCGCGTCGGGCCATCAGAAGAAGGGCAGCAGCAGTCATCAGCTCCGGCAGACCGACCTGCGGCTGGCGAGCTGGCTGGGCCTGCCGATCTACGACGCGGATTTCGGGTGGGGGGAGCCGAGATGCGTCTTGCGGGCGCATGTGTTCGGCAGTGGCCACGGATATATGGTGAGGAGGCGCGGAAAAGATGGCGGGGTCGGGTTGACAATGGCGCTGGAGCCGGAGAACATGGAGAAGTTCAAGCAGTTGTTCTACGAGGAGGtcgaaattaattaa